One segment of Chromatiales bacterium DNA contains the following:
- the aroQ gene encoding type II 3-dehydroquinate dehydratase translates to MARLLLLNGPNLNLLGRREPHLYGATTLADIERDAAAAARAAGHQLEAFQTNSEADLVDRIQQSAGIVDFFLLNPGALTHTSVALRDALLAVGIPFIEIHLSNVHAREEFRRHSYVSDIAVGVITGLGALGYQLALQAACAQLARPPQPQ, encoded by the coding sequence ATGGCCAGGCTGCTGCTGCTCAACGGCCCCAACCTCAACCTGCTCGGACGCCGTGAACCGCATCTCTACGGCGCCACCACGCTCGCGGACATCGAAAGAGATGCCGCCGCAGCGGCACGGGCTGCCGGGCACCAGCTGGAGGCTTTTCAGACCAACTCGGAAGCCGATCTGGTCGACCGGATCCAGCAGTCGGCCGGCATCGTGGACTTTTTCCTGCTGAATCCCGGCGCCCTGACCCACACCAGTGTCGCGCTGCGCGATGCACTGCTGGCGGTCGGCATTCCGTTTATCGAGATTCACCTCAGCAATGTGCACGCCCGGGAGGAGTTCCGGCGGCATTCCTATGTATCGGACATCGCAGTCGGCGTCATCACAGGCCTCGGCGCGCTGGGCTACCAGCTTGCGCTGCAGGCGGCCTGTGCGCAGCTCGCACGCCCGCCGCAACCCCAGTAG
- a CDS encoding TlpA family protein disulfide reductase: MSPLRKLAVALWAAVFVFGGILAGRYWGQSNVPPAASTATEPRPAVPTPTRLPPITLKDLREQSRSLTDWPNRTLLINFWATWCAPCREEMPLLEQLQQSMDPATLQVIGIALDRPEPVLRFVGETGISYPILLGEEAATHAAEQFGEAFVGLPFSVLAAADGTILAIHTGQVSARDLAQIGTVAQQLATGELTPAAARVILQRNQQAPAR; the protein is encoded by the coding sequence GTGAGCCCCTTGCGCAAACTGGCAGTCGCCCTGTGGGCTGCGGTGTTCGTGTTCGGCGGGATACTCGCCGGCCGCTACTGGGGACAATCGAACGTACCTCCCGCGGCCTCAACTGCCACTGAACCCCGACCGGCAGTACCCACACCGACGAGGCTGCCGCCGATCACACTCAAGGATCTGCGCGAGCAAAGCCGTTCGCTGACTGATTGGCCGAACCGCACCCTGCTGATCAATTTCTGGGCCACCTGGTGCGCCCCCTGCCGCGAGGAAATGCCGCTGCTCGAGCAACTGCAGCAGTCGATGGATCCGGCAACACTGCAAGTGATCGGCATCGCACTCGACCGGCCGGAGCCGGTGCTGCGCTTTGTCGGTGAGACCGGCATCAGCTACCCGATCCTGCTCGGCGAGGAAGCGGCGACGCACGCCGCCGAACAATTTGGCGAGGCTTTCGTCGGTTTGCCCTTTTCGGTGCTTGCCGCCGCGGACGGTACAATCCTCGCGATCCATACAGGCCAGGTCAGCGCCCGGGATCTGGCCCAGATCGGTACGGTGGCGCAACAACTGGCGACAGGCGAGCTGACACCGGCCGCTGCCCGCGTCATACTGCAGCGCAATCAACAAGCGCCAGCCCGATGA
- the dsbD gene encoding protein-disulfide reductase DsbD, producing the protein MKYRMPEIFRLAMLSLILLVPAAAARAAIGRGSEADILKPEQAFRYVASATADEVIVRWTIEPAHYLYRERMSYESRTPGITLGTASIPPGTPHNDEYFGQMHIFRDSLEVRLPLSTRPAGPVKLALAIKSQGCADIGLCYPPQVWVANVELPAASSATASPGKLGALLNGTRRGSNDEPLPVAQAFPLDAVLADDFTLQIHWDITAGYYLYRHTLKASTSSDSVQLGPPSLPDGTPMNDETWGDTFVFEQPVTMTVPLIRRGPAAASLPLTIEYQGCKLDSICYPPQRVSITLHLPEVSTDTSGVAAAAPRTEAEQDRLFTLIRDGNLLAVMAMFAGLGLLLSFTPCCLPMYPILSGIIVGQSGRGDQGAAGQRNSSTARSFLLSVAFVLGMAVTYTALGAVFAAAGAQVQAIMQKPAVTIGVALLFVALALSMFGLFDLQIPSSWQTRLNTMSGRQQSGRLLGAGVMGMISAAVVTTCVTPPLVAALTVIARTGDLTRGALALFALAIGMGIPLLAIGASAGHLMPKTGAWMASVKAVFGLMMLGMAVWMMDRLWPDTITLALWGVLLVTASNLLGTFTALDEKATLARKLGKGLGIVVLLYGAALLIGAFGGSKDALRPLQFLGGSTPDSTTGRADETESPAFTRIKTGADLDAQLAQAVAAGRPVMLDFYADWCVSCKELEKYTFPDPAVREAFSRAITLQADVTAMDADDQALMQRFGIIGPPTIVFFDTAGTEQPAMRVVGFMKADAFAVHLHKAFAAPAGG; encoded by the coding sequence ATGAAATACCGGATGCCGGAGATATTCCGGCTGGCAATGCTGAGCCTGATTTTGCTCGTCCCCGCGGCGGCGGCCCGGGCGGCCATCGGCCGTGGCAGCGAGGCAGACATCCTCAAGCCCGAACAGGCCTTCCGCTATGTCGCCAGCGCCACCGCCGACGAGGTCATCGTGCGCTGGACGATTGAACCGGCGCATTACCTGTATCGGGAGCGGATGAGCTATGAGAGCCGAACACCGGGGATCACACTGGGAACGGCGTCGATCCCACCGGGAACACCGCACAACGACGAGTACTTCGGCCAGATGCACATATTCAGGGACAGCCTCGAAGTGCGGCTGCCCCTCAGCACCCGGCCAGCGGGTCCCGTCAAGCTGGCGCTGGCGATCAAATCGCAGGGTTGCGCCGATATCGGGCTGTGTTATCCGCCGCAGGTATGGGTGGCCAATGTGGAACTGCCGGCTGCCAGTAGCGCCACAGCATCGCCCGGCAAACTGGGCGCGCTGCTGAACGGCACCCGGCGCGGCAGCAATGATGAGCCGCTGCCGGTAGCGCAGGCCTTCCCGCTGGACGCCGTGCTCGCCGATGACTTCACCCTGCAGATTCACTGGGACATCACAGCCGGCTATTACCTGTACCGGCACACCCTCAAGGCCAGCACCAGCAGCGACAGCGTGCAACTCGGTCCCCCGTCCCTGCCCGACGGCACGCCGATGAACGACGAAACCTGGGGCGATACTTTCGTGTTCGAGCAGCCGGTGACGATGACCGTGCCGCTGATCCGGCGCGGCCCGGCGGCAGCCAGCCTGCCGCTGACCATCGAATATCAGGGCTGCAAGCTCGACAGCATCTGTTATCCGCCACAACGCGTGTCGATCACGCTCCATCTGCCGGAAGTCAGCACCGATACCAGCGGTGTTGCGGCGGCGGCACCGCGGACGGAAGCGGAACAGGACCGGCTGTTCACGCTGATCCGCGACGGCAATCTGCTGGCGGTGATGGCGATGTTTGCCGGGCTCGGACTGCTGCTCTCCTTCACGCCCTGCTGCCTGCCCATGTATCCGATCCTGTCCGGCATCATCGTCGGGCAGAGCGGACGCGGTGACCAAGGCGCCGCAGGCCAACGGAACAGCAGCACGGCGCGGAGCTTCCTGCTGTCGGTCGCATTCGTGCTGGGCATGGCAGTGACCTATACCGCCCTCGGCGCGGTATTCGCGGCCGCAGGCGCCCAGGTACAGGCCATCATGCAGAAGCCAGCGGTGACGATCGGTGTGGCGCTGCTGTTTGTTGCGCTCGCGCTGTCGATGTTCGGACTCTTTGACCTGCAGATCCCGTCTTCATGGCAAACCCGGCTGAACACGATGTCCGGCCGGCAACAGTCGGGCCGGCTGCTGGGCGCCGGCGTCATGGGCATGATCTCCGCGGCGGTCGTCACCACTTGCGTGACGCCACCGCTGGTGGCGGCCCTTACGGTGATTGCGAGAACCGGTGACCTCACGCGCGGTGCGCTCGCGCTCTTTGCACTCGCGATCGGCATGGGTATCCCGCTGCTCGCAATCGGTGCCTCGGCCGGTCACCTGATGCCGAAGACCGGCGCCTGGATGGCATCGGTCAAGGCTGTCTTCGGCCTGATGATGCTGGGCATGGCCGTCTGGATGATGGACCGCCTGTGGCCGGACACGATAACGCTCGCGCTGTGGGGCGTGCTGCTGGTAACTGCCAGCAATCTGCTCGGTACCTTCACGGCGCTGGACGAAAAAGCGACGCTGGCGCGCAAGCTCGGCAAGGGCCTCGGTATCGTCGTATTGCTTTACGGTGCGGCACTGCTGATCGGTGCCTTTGGCGGCAGCAAAGATGCGCTGCGGCCGCTGCAGTTCCTTGGCGGCAGCACACCGGACAGCACGACCGGCAGGGCGGATGAGACTGAATCCCCGGCCTTCACCCGCATCAAGACCGGTGCGGACCTTGATGCGCAGCTGGCGCAGGCCGTCGCCGCCGGGCGGCCGGTGATGCTGGATTTCTATGCCGACTGGTGCGTGTCCTGCAAGGAGCTGGAGAAATACACCTTCCCGGATCCTGCGGTGCGCGAGGCGTTCAGCAGGGCCATCACGCTGCAGGCGGATGTCACCGCAATGGATGCCGACGACCAGGCACTGATGCAGCGCTTTGGCATCATCGGACCGCCGACCATCGTGTTCTTCGATACCGCTGGCACCGAACAGCCGGCAATGCGCGTGGTGGGTTTCATGAAAGCCGACGCCTTCGCCGTACACCTGCACAAGGCCTTTGCCGCACCGGCTGGAGGCTGA
- the groES gene encoding co-chaperone GroES, with amino-acid sequence MKIRPLHDRVIIKRTEEERKSPGGIVIPDSATEKPIRGKVIAVGKGRILENGEVRALDLKAGDKVLFGKYSGTEVKVDGEDLLVMKEDDIMAVIEG; translated from the coding sequence ATGAAAATCCGTCCCTTACACGATCGAGTCATCATCAAGCGCACCGAAGAGGAGCGTAAATCTCCCGGTGGCATCGTGATCCCCGACTCGGCCACCGAAAAGCCCATCCGGGGCAAGGTCATTGCCGTAGGCAAGGGCCGGATCCTCGAGAATGGCGAAGTGCGCGCGCTCGACCTGAAGGCAGGTGACAAGGTGCTGTTCGGCAAGTACAGCGGCACCGAAGTCAAAGTCGATGGCGAAGACCTGCTCGTCATGAAAGAAGACGACATCATGGCCGTGATCGAAGGCTAA